The following nucleotide sequence is from Futiania mangrovi.
GGCCAACTGGTTCGCGGGCCAGGGCATGAACGGGTCGAAGGGCTTCCGCTCCTGGTCGGTGTCGGGGCGGGTGCGGGAACCGGGCGTGATCGTCGCACCCGCGGGCGTGACGGTGCGCGACCTGATCGCGCGCGCGGGCGGCATGGAGGAGGGGCACGTCTTCAAGGCCTATCTTCCAGGCGGAGCGTCCGGCGGCATCCTTCCGGCGGCGATGGACGACGTGGCGCTCGACTTCGGCGGGCGGCTGGCGGAGCTTGGCTGCTTCGTCGGCTCGCACGCGGTGGTCATCCTGTCGGACAAGGACGACATGCGAGAAGTTGCCATCAACCTGTTGAAATTCTTCGAAGATGAAAGCTGCGGGCAATGCACGCCCTGCCGCGTGGGCTGCGAGAAGGCGGTCAGGCTGATGGAGCGTGAGCGCTGGGACGCAGGCCTGCTGGAGGAGTTGTGTGCGGCGATGGCCGACGCCTCCATCTGCGGGCTGGGGCAGGCGGCGCCGAACCCGATCCGGTCCGTCCTGCGCTTCTTCCGGGAGGAGGTGGCATGAGCGGCGATACGGTTCGTTTCACGCTCGACGGCCGTGAAGTCGAGGCCCGGCCCGGCGAGACCATCTGGCAGGTGGCCGCGCGGGAGGGCACGACGATCCCGCACCTGTGCTGGCGGCCCGCACCCGGCTACCGCGCCGACGGCAATTGCCGCGCCTGCATGGTCGAGGTGGAGGGGGAGCGGGTGCTCGCCGCCTCCTGCCTGCGCCAGCCCGCCGACGGCATGGTGGTGAAGACGCAAAGCGACCGCGCGGTGAAGGCGCGCGCCATGGTCATGGAGCTTCTGGTGGCCGACCAGCCGCCGCAGGAGGTGGCGCACGACACGGAGGCGAGCTTCTGGCGCTGGGCGGATGCTCAGGGGATCGCCACCTCCCGCTTTCCGCGCGCCTGGGACGAGGAGAGCGCGCCTGCGCCCGACACCTCGCACCCGGCGATGGCGGTCAATCTCGACGCCTGCATCCAGTGCAATCTGTGCGTCCGCGCCTGCCGCGAGGTGCAGGTGAACGACGTCATCGGCATGGCCTATCGCGGGCCGGACGCGCTTATCGTCTTCGATTTCGGCGACCCGATGGGGCAGTCGACCTGCGTGGCGTGCGGGGAGTGCGTGGCCGTCTGTCCGACAGGCGCGTTGATGCCTGCCTCCATCGTCGACATGGCGACCCAGACCGGCGGCCGCGTGGCGGATGCGGAGGTGGCGAGCGTCTGCCCCTATTGCGGGGTCGGCTGCCAGATCAGCTACAAGCTGCGCGACGGAAAGATTGCGTGGGTCGAGGGGCGCGACGGCCCCGCGAACGAAAACCGGCTGTGCGTTAAGGGCCGCTTCGGCTTCGACTATGTCAGCAGCCCGGAGCGGCTGAGCGTGCCGCTGATCCGCAAGGAAGGCGCGCCCAGGGGCCTCAACGTCGATCCGGCCAACCCCTGGACGCACTTCCGCCCGGCAAGCTGGGAGGAGGCGCTGGACGCCGCCGCGGACGGGCTTGCGGCGCTTCGGGACGCCCACGGCGGGCGGGCGGTCGCGGGCTTCGGCTCGGCCAAGTGCTCGAACGAGGAAGCCTATCTCTTCCAGAAGCTGATCCGCACGGGCTTCGGGCACAACAATGTCGACCATTGCACGCGGCTCTGCCACGCATCCTCGGTCGCGGCCCTCATGGAGGGGATCGGATCGGGCGCGGTGACGGCCACGTTCAACGAGTGCCTGAAATCCGACGTGATCGTCGTGATTGGGGCAAATCCGACGGAAAATCATCCGGTTGCCGCCACATACTTCAAGCAGTCTGTGAAGAATGGCGCGAAGCTGATCGTCATGGATCCGCGCGGCATGGGGCTGAAGCGCTTCGCCACGCACATGCTGCAGTTCCGGCCCGGCACCGACGTCGCCATGCTCAACGCGATCATGCATGCGATCGTGGAGGAGGGGCTCTACGATACCCAGTACCTGCAGGCACACACCGACGGGTTCGAGGCGCTGAAGGCGCATCTCGCCGACTATGCGCCGGAGAAGATGGCGGAAGTCTGCGGCATCGACGCGGCAACGCTGCGAGAGGTGGCGCGCCTCTATGGCACGGCAGAGCGGGCAATGATCTTCTGGGGCATGGGCGTCTCGCAGCACACGCACGGGACGGACAATGCGCGCTGCCTGATCTCGCTGGCGCTGATGTGCGGCCAGTCGGGCCGGCCGGGGACGGGCCTGCACCCCTTGCGCGGGCAGAACAATGTGCAGGGCGCCTCCGACGCGGGCCTGATCCCGATGGTGCTGCCGGACTACGCCAAGGTCTCGCTGGCCGAGGCGCGGGAGAAGTTCGGCGCGCTGTGGGGGGCGGAGATCGACCCGCAGCCGGGCCTGACGGTCGTCGAGATCATCGACGCCATCGCGCGCGGCGACATCCGTGGCATGTACGTCATGGGCGAGAACCCGGCCATGTCGGACCCGGATGCCGCCCACGCGCGAGAGGCACTGGCGGGGCTCACGCATCTCGTGGTGCAGGACATCTTCCTGACCGAGACGGCGATGATGGCGGACGTGGTGCTGCCCGCGACGGCGTGGCCGGAGAAGGACGGCACCGTCACCAACACCAACCGGCAGGTCCAGATGGGCCGCAAGGCGGTCGCTGCACCGGGCGGGGCGAAGCCCGACTGGTGGATCACGGTGGAGATCGCGCGCAGGCTGGGCCTCGATTGGGACTACACGCACCCGCGCGAGGTGTTTGCGGAGATGGCCCGCGGCATGGCCTCGCTCGACAACATCACGTGGGAGCGGCTGGAGCGGGACGGGGCGGTCACCTATCCCTCGCTCTCGCCCGAGGATCCCGGGCAGGCGGTCGTTTTCTCCGACCGGTTCCCGACGGTGGACGGGCGCGCGCGCCTCGTGCCCGCTACGGGGGTCTCGCCGGCGGAAAGTCCGGATGCCGAGTATCCGATGGTGCTGACCACGGGCCGGCAACTCGAACACTGGCACACAGGCGCGATGACGCGGCGGGCGGGCGTGCTCGACGCGCTGGAGCCAGCGCCCACGGCCTCGCTCCATCCCTTCGCGCTGCGGAGGATGGGCATCGCAGCGGGCGACATGGTGCGGGTGACGACGCGCCGCGGCGCGATCACGCTGCAGGCGCGCGCCGACGAGGCGCTGCAACACGACATGGTGTTCATCCCCTTCGCCTATGTGGAGGCGGCGGCGAACATCCTGACCAACCCGCAGCTCGATCCCGACGGCAAGATCCCGGAGTTCAAGTACGCCGCCGCGCGAGTGGAGAAGGCGGAGGCCGAGGCCGCGGAATAGGCGGGGGGACTCAGCTCGCCCTGCGCCTTGTCGCGCGGGAGGGGCCGACCCATACTCACCCCCCATGGACGAGTTTCACATCCGCCCCGATCCGCACGACCCGCGCCTGACGCAGGCTGTCGAAGGCCTCGACCAGGACAGCAAGCCCGTCGCCTCGCGCGTGGTGATGGAGCGCCCGCTGACGATCTTCCTGAACCGGCAGGAGGTGGTGACGTCGATGACCATCGGCGACCATCCGGAGATGCTGGCGGTCGGCTTCCTGCTGAACCAGAACATGCTGCGCGCCGACGACGAGATCGTCGCCATCGACCATGACGAGGACCTCGACATCGTGGTCGTTCGCACAGCACGTGAAACGAATTACGAGGAAAAGCTCAAGAAGAAGATCAGGACCAGCGGGTGTGCGCAAGGCACGGTCTTCGGCGACATTATGGAGACGTTCGGGCAGGCGAAGCTCGCGCCGGATGCGCGCGTGCGCACGTCCTGGCTCTATGCGCTGTCGAAGAAGATCAACACGAGCCCGAGCCTCTATCTCGAGGCGGGCGCGATCCACGGCTGCGTGCTCTGCCAGGAGGACCGGCCGCTGGTCTACATGGAGGACGTCGGCCGCCACAACGCCGTCGACAAGATCGCGGGCTACATGCACATGAACAAGGTGC
It contains:
- the fdhD gene encoding formate dehydrogenase accessory sulfurtransferase FdhD, with the protein product MDEFHIRPDPHDPRLTQAVEGLDQDSKPVASRVVMERPLTIFLNRQEVVTSMTIGDHPEMLAVGFLLNQNMLRADDEIVAIDHDEDLDIVVVRTARETNYEEKLKKKIRTSGCAQGTVFGDIMETFGQAKLAPDARVRTSWLYALSKKINTSPSLYLEAGAIHGCVLCQEDRPLVYMEDVGRHNAVDKIAGYMHMNKVPAADKIFYTTGRLTSEMVIKTVQMGIPVLVSRSGFTAWGVELARQANLTLIGRMKGKRFLALSGLDRIVFDADLGRVEDEDRRHARKASHADAD
- the fdhF gene encoding formate dehydrogenase subunit alpha, translated to MSGDTVRFTLDGREVEARPGETIWQVAAREGTTIPHLCWRPAPGYRADGNCRACMVEVEGERVLAASCLRQPADGMVVKTQSDRAVKARAMVMELLVADQPPQEVAHDTEASFWRWADAQGIATSRFPRAWDEESAPAPDTSHPAMAVNLDACIQCNLCVRACREVQVNDVIGMAYRGPDALIVFDFGDPMGQSTCVACGECVAVCPTGALMPASIVDMATQTGGRVADAEVASVCPYCGVGCQISYKLRDGKIAWVEGRDGPANENRLCVKGRFGFDYVSSPERLSVPLIRKEGAPRGLNVDPANPWTHFRPASWEEALDAAADGLAALRDAHGGRAVAGFGSAKCSNEEAYLFQKLIRTGFGHNNVDHCTRLCHASSVAALMEGIGSGAVTATFNECLKSDVIVVIGANPTENHPVAATYFKQSVKNGAKLIVMDPRGMGLKRFATHMLQFRPGTDVAMLNAIMHAIVEEGLYDTQYLQAHTDGFEALKAHLADYAPEKMAEVCGIDAATLREVARLYGTAERAMIFWGMGVSQHTHGTDNARCLISLALMCGQSGRPGTGLHPLRGQNNVQGASDAGLIPMVLPDYAKVSLAEAREKFGALWGAEIDPQPGLTVVEIIDAIARGDIRGMYVMGENPAMSDPDAAHAREALAGLTHLVVQDIFLTETAMMADVVLPATAWPEKDGTVTNTNRQVQMGRKAVAAPGGAKPDWWITVEIARRLGLDWDYTHPREVFAEMARGMASLDNITWERLERDGAVTYPSLSPEDPGQAVVFSDRFPTVDGRARLVPATGVSPAESPDAEYPMVLTTGRQLEHWHTGAMTRRAGVLDALEPAPTASLHPFALRRMGIAAGDMVRVTTRRGAITLQARADEALQHDMVFIPFAYVEAAANILTNPQLDPDGKIPEFKYAAARVEKAEAEAAE